The proteins below are encoded in one region of Desulfatirhabdium butyrativorans DSM 18734:
- a CDS encoding methylenetetrahydrofolate reductase: MSTKAGTRLEQVLKAGEFAVTVEVGPPKGPNANAVIDKARMLAGIADAYNVTDNQTAVVRMSSIAASKLLLDEGLEPVMQMVCRDRNRIAMQSDLLGASALGIRNVLCLSGDHQKASAGGKLKGHPGAKNVYDIDSIQLVSVVAGLRDRGVQEGGDPITEPAPFWIGAAWTPLAPPTAFRVHRLAKKVMAGADFVQTQAIYDLSAFGHAMAQAVDMGLTEQTFILGGVIVPKSAAMLRYMHRSVPGVVVPDVLIERMAQATDPLKEGIEITLELIAGLRAMPGVKGVHLQAIESEHLLPEIVQAAGLLPRPKGA, translated from the coding sequence ATGAGCACCAAAGCTGGAACCAGACTGGAACAGGTGTTGAAGGCAGGCGAATTTGCCGTGACGGTTGAAGTCGGGCCGCCCAAGGGCCCGAATGCCAATGCGGTTATCGACAAGGCGAGAATGCTTGCCGGTATCGCAGATGCGTATAACGTCACCGACAACCAGACAGCGGTCGTCCGGATGTCGAGCATTGCCGCATCCAAGCTCTTGCTTGACGAGGGGCTCGAGCCGGTGATGCAGATGGTCTGCAGGGACCGTAACCGCATCGCGATGCAATCGGACCTGCTGGGGGCTTCGGCGCTGGGCATTCGCAATGTGCTCTGCCTTTCCGGCGATCACCAGAAAGCCAGCGCCGGGGGGAAGCTCAAGGGGCATCCAGGTGCCAAAAATGTCTATGATATCGACTCGATTCAACTGGTTTCGGTGGTTGCCGGGCTCAGGGACCGGGGCGTTCAGGAAGGCGGCGATCCCATTACGGAGCCTGCCCCTTTCTGGATCGGCGCCGCATGGACCCCGCTTGCGCCGCCGACGGCGTTCCGGGTTCACCGGCTGGCCAAGAAGGTGATGGCAGGAGCGGATTTCGTCCAGACACAGGCGATCTACGATCTGAGCGCCTTCGGTCATGCCATGGCCCAGGCCGTCGATATGGGGCTTACGGAGCAGACGTTCATTCTGGGTGGTGTCATCGTACCCAAATCGGCCGCCATGTTGCGGTATATGCACCGGAGTGTCCCCGGCGTCGTGGTGCCGGATGTCCTGATCGAGCGGATGGCCCAGGCCACGGATCCGCTGAAAGAAGGCATCGAGATCACGCTGGAATTGATAGCCGGGCTTCGGGCGATGCCTGGGGTCAAAGGGGTGCATCTTCAGGCAATCGAATCGGAACATCTCTTGCCCGAAATTGTGCAGGCAGCCGGGTTGTTGCCGAGGCCGAAGGGGGCCTGA
- a CDS encoding methylenetetrahydrofolate reductase C-terminal domain-containing protein, whose amino-acid sequence MIIAEWKPIAEVVARLKGHRKILVAGCATCVAECAAGGEREVESLAPLLRMALAQQGCAAEVVTATLERQCEPEFIETLFPKMEGVDAVVSIACGIGIQTLGDRFDPVPVYPGVNTTSLAVREQPGVWAVRCEACGNCVLGETFGLCPVARCAKSLLNGPCGGTRENGKCEVNPDVDCIWLKIYERAMARGKLEALLGVQPTRNWSNSRHGGQKVMIREDLRA is encoded by the coding sequence ATGATCATTGCGGAATGGAAGCCAATTGCGGAAGTCGTCGCCAGGCTCAAGGGACACCGAAAGATCCTGGTGGCTGGATGCGCCACTTGCGTGGCGGAATGCGCTGCCGGAGGGGAGCGGGAGGTGGAAAGCCTTGCCCCGCTTCTCCGGATGGCGCTTGCACAGCAGGGGTGTGCTGCGGAGGTCGTGACGGCGACGCTCGAAAGGCAATGCGAACCCGAGTTCATCGAAACGCTGTTTCCCAAAATGGAAGGCGTGGACGCTGTGGTCAGCATTGCCTGCGGCATCGGGATTCAGACCCTGGGGGACCGTTTCGATCCCGTTCCGGTTTATCCCGGTGTGAACACCACGTCTTTGGCCGTGCGGGAGCAGCCCGGGGTGTGGGCCGTCCGATGCGAGGCCTGCGGCAACTGCGTTTTGGGGGAGACCTTCGGTCTGTGCCCGGTCGCCAGGTGTGCAAAAAGCCTCTTGAACGGCCCCTGCGGCGGCACCCGGGAAAATGGAAAATGCGAAGTCAACCCGGATGTGGATTGTATCTGGCTGAAAATTTACGAGCGCGCGATGGCGCGGGGAAAACTGGAAGCGCTGCTGGGTGTCCAACCGACCCGAAACTGGTCCAATTCCCGGCATGGCGGGCAGAAAGTCATGATCAGGGAGGATTTGAGAGCATGA